A stretch of DNA from Campylobacter gracilis:
GCTCATAGAACTGAATTTAAAGGAACGATCATGCGAATACGACTACCACACGTGCCATATATCGCGCATAAAATAGCGCTGGATCTGCTAAACTCGGGCTGCGTTACGCTTAGTGCGGGCATAGAGCCCGTCGCCAAGGAAGCAGACGAGATCATAAGAGCCGATCTGCAAAAAGAAAGAGCGATAGACGAGCGCGCGAACGAGCTAATAGACGAGCGCGTAAGCGAGCTAGATGAGATGAGCGTGAATAAAAAAGATATGTTTTGGCTCATCAAACGCCACATCGCAAACGACGAGAATTTTGAGCTAAATTTCGAGGATCGCTACGGCACCATATCGCATAAAATTTTAGAAACCGTTTGGAAGAAAAATTTGATCGATTACAAAGTCTCGGAAAACAGGCTAAAGACGATAATTTATAACGCGATCGACGAATATCTTAAAAATTATCAAAAGATTGAGGATGCGGTCTATGAAAAGATCGAGGGCTACAAGCAAAAATTGATCCCCGGCACCGAAGAATACGAGCTTGTGTTTGAAAAGCTCTACGAAGAGGAGCTAAGAAAACGAGGCATGCTGTAATGAACGCGTATATCTACATAGAAAACGGCATCTATCTGCAAGCCAAAGCGTTCGGCAAGGGCGGTAGCGCGTTCGGCGAGCTCGTGTTTAACACCTCCGCCACCGGCTACGAAGAGATCAT
This window harbors:
- a CDS encoding DUF507 family protein produces the protein MRIRLPHVPYIAHKIALDLLNSGCVTLSAGIEPVAKEADEIIRADLQKERAIDERANELIDERVSELDEMSVNKKDMFWLIKRHIANDENFELNFEDRYGTISHKILETVWKKNLIDYKVSENRLKTIIYNAIDEYLKNYQKIEDAVYEKIEGYKQKLIPGTEEYELVFEKLYEEELRKRGML